ACGCTCAGCATCGCGCGCGTCGTGCCGTGCCGGTCCGGCCGCAGCGACACGCTGCGCCCGCCCGGCGCATGATACCAGCGCCACAGCCGGTCGTCGTCGGCGCGGCGCGGGATGGTGAAATAGGCGATCGTCAGGTCCATCGGGCGCGGCCGGTTCTCGCCCGGGAACACCAGCGCGCGAGTCGCCGATCCCACGCCCTCCGCGACGATCACCAGATCGTAATCCTCGGTCGTGCCCCCGGCAAAGGTCACCGTCGCGGTGTCGACGGTCTGCCCGACCGCGACGACATGGTCGCCGAACCGATATCGCGCATGATCGCGCGCGCCGTCGAACAGCAGCTGCGCGAGGTCGCCGCGCAGGATCTCCATCTCCGCGGTCGGCCCATCCGCGCCGATCTCGTCGGTCAGGAACTGCGCCGCGACGCGCCCGTCTTCCTCGACCCAGGCGGTCCCCTCCTCCCCGGTGCCCAGCGCCAGCGCGGCTTGCTCCAGCCCCATGCACCGCAGCACCGCACGCCCGACGCCGCGCACGTCGACATTCTGCCCGCCGTAGCGGAACGCCGGCGCGCGCTCGACGACGGTGACGTCGAAGCCCGCGCGCCCCAGCCACCAGGCGCAGGTGTTGCCGGCGACGCTGGCGCCGGTGACCAGGACCCTCATCGACACGCGCGGACCTCCCTATTGCCTGCACAACGCCGCAGGCGCGGAAAGTTACCGCGTCACGTCCCCCGGCGCGCGAGGCCGATGTGCCGGGACCGCGACGGCGCGATGGGCGCCTCGTCCCGCGGTCAGGTCGCGCCGGTATCGGAGACCGTCACGACGACGCCGCCGACGCGCCATCCCGGATCCAGACCAGCGACTGCGGAGAATCGCGCCGGGTCGCCGCTTCCGCGGTCTGCTGCGCCACCACGGCGGTTCCCGGCGCGTAATCGACCGACACATCCCCGGTCGGCAGCTCGGCAAGCGGCCGCCCGGTGCGGTTCATGCGCGCGTAATTGGGGATGGCGGTCAGGCGCGAACCGTCGTTCCATTCGCCCACGATCGTCATCACGCCGCCCAGCAGATCGCCGCGCCACGCCGGCGACAGCCCGGCCGCGCCGATTGCGAGGTCGATGCGCGGCTGGTCGGCACGCTCGACATTGTAGACCAGCGGGCCGTAGCGCAGCGCCACCTTGCCGCGGGTCGCCTCGATCCGCTCGTCCCCGGTCACGCGCTGCACGCGCAACGGAAGCTCCAGCTCGACGCGGTCGCCCGCACGCCATTCGCGCGTGATGACGGCATAGCCTCGCTCGATCCGGGGGGTGACGGGGGTGCCGTTGACCGACAGGCTGACGAGCCCCGAGACGGCCGGTTCCGACTGGTAGAGCGCGCTCGTCTTCCGGTCGGGCACGCGCAGGCGCAGCGCGAAGCGGCGGCTCTGCTTCGGGTTGACGGTGATCGCCACCTTGCCATGCCAGGGATAGTCGGTTTCCTGCACCATCTCGACCGGGGTGCCCGCGACGTCGCCGACGTTGATCGTGCTGCCGACGAACATGTTGACGTACAGCCCGTCGTCGGACTTGGCATAGGCCCAGGTCGGCAGCATCAGCAGCGTGCGCGGGATGTTGCCGACGCAGCACGGGCAGACGTGCCACTTCGCCCGCTCGGTATCGATCAGCGGGTTGGTGTAGGTGAAAGATCGCCCCGCCAGATCGGTCGCGCCCAGGAGCGCGTTGTACATCGTCTCCTCGTACAGGTCGGCGTAGCTGGCGTCGTGATAGGCCAGGTTCATCTTGTACTGGAAGAAGATCAGCCCGCAGCTGGAACAACTCTCGCAATAGGCGTCGTTGCGCAGCGCGTAATCGACGCCGAACCCTTCGGAGGTGTCGCCGCTGCCCACCCCGCCGGTGACGTAATATTTGCGGTTCACCATATTGTCCCAGAGCGACAGCACGGCGCTCTGATAGTCCCGGTCCGCGGTCTCGGCGGCGATGTCCGCCATGCCGGAATAGAAATAGACCGCGCGCACGGCATGGCCCACCGCTTCATATTGCTGCTCGGGCGGGAGGTGGCTCTGGTCATACTCCGACCCGCCCTCGCGCGAATCGAGCAGGAAACGCGCGAGCCGGACATAGGCGTCGCCGCGCCCGCCGCCCTCGGTGTCGTTGACGAAGCGACCGAAGCGGACCAGCGCCTGCTCCATCTCCTGGTGCCCGTCGAACCACGCCTTCTTCCCCGGCCCGATGTTCGCGACCCAGCAGTCGGCGAGCTTCTTGGCCGCGTCGTAGAGCCGGAGGTCGCGACCGCCGGTCAGCGTATGGTGGTTGATCGCGGATTCGATGAAATAGCCGGCGACATAGCCCTCATGGTCGCCGCGATGCTCGGGCGACCACCGCTCGGCCCAGTTCTGCCGGCCCGCGAGCGTATAGGCGGTCTGCATGTACCCGTCGGGTTCCTGCGCGGCGAGGATGATCGGGATCCAGCGTTCGAGCGAGCGCCGCATATGATCCTGCGCCGCGACGATCTCGCGATCGCCCTGCGGATCGACCATCAGCGCGATGCACATCGATTCCACCGTCTGATGGACCCAGGCGTTGGAGAAGACATAGCCCTTGTGCTCGCCGTGCGGCTCCCCGCGCAGCGCCTTGGCGGCCTCGACGAAATTGTCGAGCCCGCCCTGCCCCGCCGTCAGGTCGGTCCGCTCGCAATAGGCGATGCAATGCGGGATCCAGTTGACGATCAGCGACTTGGCGCGGTCGCGCCACAGCGGGCTGCTGATCGAATAGGGGGTCGTATAGACCACGTCGAGGCGGCGCGGCGGCGGCGGCGCCTTCGCGCGCACCGCCACCAGCGAGCGCGCGGCCTTCCCCTGGCCGGCGGCGGCGAGTTGCAGGACATAGTCGCCCGGCGCGGTGACCGAGGCGCGCGTGACGAGCGCGCCGGCATCCTCGAAGCTGACCTGCCCCGGCCCGCTGACCTTGGTCCAGCGCACCATGTCGCTCGCGCTCGCGCTCAGCCGCTTGACCTTGCCCGACAGATAGGTCCGCCCACCCGCGACCACCGACCGATCGACACCGGCGGCGACGATCGGGGCGAAGGGCGGCACCGGCCCCGAACTCCACACCCGCCATTGCAGCAGACCCGCCGACCTGCCGCCGTCGCCCTCGAATTCGAGCCTCAGGCGCTGCGTCGTCACCGGACGGAAGCCGACGCGGTTGAATCGGTCGACCGAGGTGCCGAGACGATTCGCGCCCTTCACCGGCATGAAACGCGCGCCGTCCCAGTACACCAGCCGCGCCGATCGCGGCGCCGCGATGCCGCGCCCGTCCGACCACCAATAGACGTCGGCCGCCCCGATCGTCACCGGCCGGTCCCATGCATATTCCACCGCCTGCGGATCGGTCCGCGGCCAGGTGCCGTATGCGCCCCCCGACGCATCGCCGGAATGGGCGGGCTCGGCGCCGGAATTGAGCGCGGCGAAGCTGGTGTCCCCCGACACATACGCGCCGCTGGGCGTGGCGACGGTGGCGAGGTTCACAGGTCTCGTGGCGTCCGCGGGAAGCGCGACTGCCTGGTCCGCGATCGACACCGCCGCCGCCCCCAGCGCGACCTTGATCGCGCCACGTCGCGACGTTCCGGTCGCCGGCTCACCTGCCGCATGTCGATGACTGCACGTCATTCACCACTCCCGCCCTTATAGCCAATAGTCATATGGTATACGATTTTCCGGTAAGTGCAAAGTGACATCGTGCCTCCGGACGGTATCAGCCGCCGTCGGCCACTTTCCATCCCGTATCAGCAACGGTTCGACTTGACGGATATACGTCCGCTTCGTGACTTTTCAGTAGCTTGACGCCAGTCCGGGCCTCACGACCACCGTCGTTGCGCCCGACCTGGCTTGCCAGCGTATCTATCCTCCGACAGTATACGAAAATAACATATGGGTCGGGAGAGTTTTATGCAGCGCATGTTGATCGGCGGTGTCGGCCTCGTCGGAGCGGTTGGGGCGTCGGCGCTGACACTCCTGTCCCGGGATGCCGGCGGCGGTGCCGTGCGACGCGGGGATTCGGTCCAGGTCGTTCCCGCCGCAGCGCCGCAGGTCGAAACGTCGGGAATGACGTCAGGGTCGAACGACGCAGCCGCCACTTCATGCGTGTCGGGAAGCTGGGTCGCCGCTCCCGGCAAGCTTCCCGTCGCCCGCGAAACGGCACACATCGCGCTGCGGTGGTCGGGCGGCACGGTATCCGCAGCGCAATCCGACAAGGCGGCGGCGCTGTTCGAGCATCTGTACGACGTCTACGTCAACCAGGTCGGCTTCATCGCGCCGAGCTGCCAGTCCACGACGAAGTACAAGGTCAACGTGTACTTCTACCCCAACATCGGGCCGACCGGCAGCCTGGACGAACACGGCAATCCGTCGCTGTTCATCAGCCCGTCGGCACTGGACGATCTCAAGACGACGGCGCACGAGCTGGCGCACGCGTTCCAGGGAGGATCGGGCGGCTTGCGGGACTCGCCGTATATCGGCTGGTTCTGGGAGAGCCATGCCGAGTTCATGACGGCGCAGGTGCCGGAGCTTCGCTCGACGTTCACGGGCTGTTCGTTGAACTCCGTGCTTTACCCGCATTTCTACTACGGCTACACCCCGAACCGCTACTGCAACTGGCAGTTCATCGAATATCTCAAGGACCGCTACGGCTATGCCGCGGTCAACGACCTGTGGAGCAAGTCGCCGCGGGTCGGCACGGCCGGATACAACCAGGTCGACATCCTGTCCGTCCTGATGAAGAACATGGGCTGGACGCTGGCGCAGCTCAACACCTTCTTCGGCGAATGGGCGATGCACAACGTCAATTGGGACTATACCAACCCGGACGGCAGCGATCAGGGTGCGATGCTCCGCGCGGCCTATGGGTCGAACGGCGACAATGCGAGCTACAAGCGCCTGCGCACCGCGACGCTCGATCCCGTCAACCTGGGCGCGCGGACCTTCTCGATCCCCGAGCGGCAGGCGCCGCAACGGCTCGGCTACAACCTGGTCCGGCTGTACCCGGATGCGGGCGCGACCAGCATCACCGTCGCCTTCAAGGGCGTCCGGCAGACGAGCCCCGCCACCTCGAGCTTCCCGGGCCTCGCCAACGAACCG
The sequence above is drawn from the Sphingomonas adhaesiva genome and encodes:
- a CDS encoding Svx/AvrXca family virulence/avirulence protein, whose amino-acid sequence is MTSGSNDAAATSCVSGSWVAAPGKLPVARETAHIALRWSGGTVSAAQSDKAAALFEHLYDVYVNQVGFIAPSCQSTTKYKVNVYFYPNIGPTGSLDEHGNPSLFISPSALDDLKTTAHELAHAFQGGSGGLRDSPYIGWFWESHAEFMTAQVPELRSTFTGCSLNSVLYPHFYYGYTPNRYCNWQFIEYLKDRYGYAAVNDLWSKSPRVGTAGYNQVDILSVLMKNMGWTLAQLNTFFGEWAMHNVNWDYTNPDGSDQGAMLRAAYGSNGDNASYKRLRTATLDPVNLGARTFSIPERQAPQRLGYNLVRLYPDAGATSITVAFKGVRQTSPATSSFPGLANEPPSVDQPNPGWRWGVVAVGSDGRSRYSAVNASSNGSVSFPVRSGDKSVWLVVVGAPTQLQKFVWDQAYYSLYRYPWMVKLTNAMPSGYQPNAPTPVPGGHKHSNGGGWVAAGANVAASAYVGPYARVLGGTVSGNARIEDHAIVASGTVRDRAVVGALSLIDEDSTIADDAQVRTVFEGIRASNVTGTAKNLGDTNYYGYSMNAGTQYGPYENPSQLTDPARGANRTTAVPEVTAAPAYVW
- a CDS encoding glycoside hydrolase family 127 protein, yielding MTCSHRHAAGEPATGTSRRGAIKVALGAAAVSIADQAVALPADATRPVNLATVATPSGAYVSGDTSFAALNSGAEPAHSGDASGGAYGTWPRTDPQAVEYAWDRPVTIGAADVYWWSDGRGIAAPRSARLVYWDGARFMPVKGANRLGTSVDRFNRVGFRPVTTQRLRLEFEGDGGRSAGLLQWRVWSSGPVPPFAPIVAAGVDRSVVAGGRTYLSGKVKRLSASASDMVRWTKVSGPGQVSFEDAGALVTRASVTAPGDYVLQLAAAGQGKAARSLVAVRAKAPPPPRRLDVVYTTPYSISSPLWRDRAKSLIVNWIPHCIAYCERTDLTAGQGGLDNFVEAAKALRGEPHGEHKGYVFSNAWVHQTVESMCIALMVDPQGDREIVAAQDHMRRSLERWIPIILAAQEPDGYMQTAYTLAGRQNWAERWSPEHRGDHEGYVAGYFIESAINHHTLTGGRDLRLYDAAKKLADCWVANIGPGKKAWFDGHQEMEQALVRFGRFVNDTEGGGRGDAYVRLARFLLDSREGGSEYDQSHLPPEQQYEAVGHAVRAVYFYSGMADIAAETADRDYQSAVLSLWDNMVNRKYYVTGGVGSGDTSEGFGVDYALRNDAYCESCSSCGLIFFQYKMNLAYHDASYADLYEETMYNALLGATDLAGRSFTYTNPLIDTERAKWHVCPCCVGNIPRTLLMLPTWAYAKSDDGLYVNMFVGSTINVGDVAGTPVEMVQETDYPWHGKVAITVNPKQSRRFALRLRVPDRKTSALYQSEPAVSGLVSLSVNGTPVTPRIERGYAVITREWRAGDRVELELPLRVQRVTGDERIEATRGKVALRYGPLVYNVERADQPRIDLAIGAAGLSPAWRGDLLGGVMTIVGEWNDGSRLTAIPNYARMNRTGRPLAELPTGDVSVDYAPGTAVVAQQTAEAATRRDSPQSLVWIRDGASAASS